The Streptomyces sp. NBC_00569 genomic sequence TCCGTCGACCCGCCTCGTACGCTGACGTCATGACCACACAGGGCCGGGGGCTGCACGCCCACGTACTGGAGAACCTCGGCCCCGCCATCACCGCCGGGGAGTACCCACCGGGCAGCGTGCTGCGCACGGACGAACTGGCCCAGCGGTACGAGGTGTCACGTTCGGTCATGCGGGAGGCCGTACGGGTGCTCGAGTCGATGCACCTCGTGGAGTCCCGGCGCCGGGTCGGCGTGACCGTGCGGCCCACCGAGGAGTGGAACGTCTACGACCCGCAGGTCATCCGCTGGCGGCTGGCCGGCGCGGACCGGCCGCGGCAGTTGCGCTCCCTCACGGTGCTGCGTTCGGCGGTCGAGCCGGTCGCGGCCGGCCTCGCCGCGACGCACGCCACGGCCGAGCAGTGCGCGGCGCTCACCGAGTGCGCGCTCGGCATGGTCGCCACGTCACGCGGCCAGCAACTGGAGGCGTACCTCGTCCACGACATCGAGTTCCACCGGGTCGTCCTGAACGCGTCGGGCAACGAGATGTTCGCCCGGCTCGGTGACGTGGTCGCGGAGGTCCTCGCGGGCCGTACGCACCACCAGGTGATGTTCGAGGACCCGGACCCGGCGGCCGTGTCACTCCATGTGCAGGTCGCCGAGGCCGTCCGCGAGGGGGACGCGGCCCGCGCGGAGGCACTCACGCGCGAGATCGCGGTGGGCGCGCTCGAGGAACTGGACATCCTCGCGCCCTGAGCGCGCAAGCCCGCGACTATTCGATGAAGTCGCCGTCGACGTACACCCATGCGCCGTCGAGCCGTATGAACCTGCTGCGCTCGTGCAGCGAACCGGGCCGCCCGCCGTCGGTGTAGCGGGCCCGGAACGTCACCGTGCCGGTGCTGTGGAACGCCGAACCCTCGGTCGTCCCCAGGATCTCCAGACCGGTCCACTTCATGCCCGGCTCGAAGGTGACGGCCGGGGGCCGGGTGGCCGGGTGCCAGGTCCGCAGCAGATACGCGGCGTCCTTGACGGTGAAGGCGCAGTAGCGGGACCGCATCAGGGCCTCCGCGGTCGGCGCGTTCGCCCGTCCGGAGTGATACCGGCCGCAGCAGGTGTCGTACGCGGAGGGGAGCCCGCAGGGGCAGGTGGGGGCGGGGCGTGACATGCGGACGATTCAACCAGCTCCGCCGCCGATCACCCGGCCCCCACCCCCGTCATCGCGTCACGGTCAGCGCCGCGCCCCGCGTGCGGTCCGACGAGGGTCCGGTCTCGATCGAGAACTCGCCGGG encodes the following:
- a CDS encoding FadR/GntR family transcriptional regulator; this translates as MTTQGRGLHAHVLENLGPAITAGEYPPGSVLRTDELAQRYEVSRSVMREAVRVLESMHLVESRRRVGVTVRPTEEWNVYDPQVIRWRLAGADRPRQLRSLTVLRSAVEPVAAGLAATHATAEQCAALTECALGMVATSRGQQLEAYLVHDIEFHRVVLNASGNEMFARLGDVVAEVLAGRTHHQVMFEDPDPAAVSLHVQVAEAVREGDAARAEALTREIAVGALEELDILAP
- a CDS encoding YchJ family protein — translated: MSRPAPTCPCGLPSAYDTCCGRYHSGRANAPTAEALMRSRYCAFTVKDAAYLLRTWHPATRPPAVTFEPGMKWTGLEILGTTEGSAFHSTGTVTFRARYTDGGRPGSLHERSRFIRLDGAWVYVDGDFIE